In one Phycisphaeraceae bacterium genomic region, the following are encoded:
- a CDS encoding patatin-like phospholipase family protein, whose product MSTVQDNCDPSLAAASLLKEARALAQQQQFDRARALLDGAARLQGLPETMRVKMAAAAALYTAKDKHRPINERYDEALDLIPDIATTRDQETLGVAGGIYKRKWFLTGRKQDLEAAAALYLRGAREGIARDLGYTAINAAFVLDVLSQIESSSYQRGLIPDPSHLRRKESRKLRQQVVETLTQRINEPGGEQLRKQWWTVATLVEAYFGLGDFDAAGRWLGLADQLDATEWQRESTLSQLASLALLRASDQTEQAISATPEWRFLADYLPDQVEALRSTLRGKTGLALSGGGFRASLFHIGVLARLAELDALRSIEVLSCVSGGSILGAQLYLEIRHLLQTKSDHEITRQDYIDIVHRLHEDFLAGVQRNVRTRALASLWINLKVLVKPAYTLADHIGELIESEIYSRVRDGCDNGPRWLNELTIKPAGEKEFHPDDQNWRRRAKVPTLILNSTSINTGHNWQFTPTSMGEASTHFVRMVESNARLQPMLYADAPQRHRRVRLGKAVAASACVPGIFPPVLLMGLYPDTAVTLVDGGVHDNQGTASLIEQDCTGLLVSDAGSQLADVPIPRTDPLGLLGRVTHILLNRVRIAQFREIISRQRASAQRRLMFVHLKRGIESPSIAHKGSKEAPPQQASIPAGESDSGLPASVQRLLPLLRTDLDSFADIEAYTLMYCGYQMTARYYSPSPGESDTRQEDWPFLRVAEVFDDPKRLRRLEQFLKVGSRRGLRAVALSLPLRIALIVTMIVLGAMLVAAVWSGRYMPTSQTLTLGLQIALVCFLVFLILTFTATRVMRRFLIRTSVVQIVLDVVVCLFGWIPATLHLLTLERVYLAKGSLKAFGIDPGKSQQKHVTPRDA is encoded by the coding sequence ATGAGTACGGTGCAGGATAACTGCGACCCTTCGCTGGCGGCGGCATCGCTGCTCAAAGAGGCTCGCGCCTTGGCGCAGCAGCAGCAATTCGATCGCGCCAGAGCATTACTGGATGGCGCAGCGCGTCTGCAGGGGTTGCCGGAAACGATGCGGGTCAAAATGGCTGCCGCCGCCGCTCTTTACACGGCAAAAGATAAACACCGTCCAATCAACGAACGGTATGACGAAGCGCTGGACCTGATCCCCGACATAGCCACCACACGCGATCAGGAGACGCTCGGAGTCGCGGGCGGCATTTACAAGCGCAAGTGGTTTCTGACCGGCCGCAAGCAGGACCTCGAGGCCGCCGCTGCGCTTTATTTGCGAGGCGCGCGGGAGGGCATTGCCCGGGATCTTGGCTATACCGCCATCAATGCGGCTTTTGTCCTCGATGTTTTGTCGCAGATTGAAAGCAGTTCATACCAGCGCGGATTGATCCCCGATCCTTCGCATCTGCGTCGCAAGGAATCACGAAAGCTGCGGCAGCAAGTTGTCGAAACCCTGACGCAGCGGATAAACGAACCGGGCGGCGAACAACTGCGAAAGCAATGGTGGACAGTGGCGACACTTGTGGAAGCCTATTTTGGGCTTGGTGATTTTGACGCAGCAGGTCGATGGCTGGGGTTGGCGGATCAGCTCGACGCCACGGAGTGGCAGCGCGAATCAACGCTATCGCAATTGGCGTCACTGGCGTTGCTTCGAGCGTCCGACCAAACCGAACAGGCGATCAGCGCGACGCCGGAGTGGCGATTTCTTGCGGATTATCTGCCTGATCAGGTCGAAGCACTCCGTTCAACGCTCCGGGGCAAGACGGGACTTGCACTCTCCGGCGGGGGATTCCGCGCCTCTCTTTTTCATATTGGAGTCCTCGCCCGCCTGGCGGAGCTGGATGCGCTGCGCTCCATCGAGGTGCTCTCGTGCGTCTCAGGCGGCTCGATTCTCGGTGCCCAGCTTTATCTTGAAATCCGACACTTGCTTCAGACTAAAAGTGATCACGAGATCACGCGACAGGACTACATCGATATTGTTCATCGATTACACGAAGACTTTCTTGCCGGAGTCCAACGCAACGTACGCACGCGTGCCTTGGCTTCGCTATGGATCAACCTCAAGGTGCTTGTAAAACCCGCGTACACCCTTGCGGATCACATTGGTGAATTGATTGAAAGTGAAATCTACAGCCGTGTGCGCGACGGCTGCGATAACGGCCCTCGATGGCTCAACGAGTTGACCATTAAACCCGCGGGAGAAAAGGAATTTCATCCGGACGATCAGAACTGGCGACGTCGCGCCAAGGTGCCGACGCTGATCCTCAACTCGACAAGCATCAACACCGGCCACAACTGGCAATTCACTCCCACATCAATGGGCGAGGCGAGTACGCACTTTGTGCGAATGGTGGAGAGCAACGCGAGGCTCCAGCCGATGCTTTATGCCGACGCCCCTCAGCGTCATCGGCGGGTACGTCTGGGCAAAGCGGTTGCCGCTTCGGCGTGTGTGCCCGGTATTTTCCCGCCAGTCTTACTTATGGGGCTGTATCCTGATACAGCGGTCACCCTCGTAGATGGCGGCGTCCACGATAATCAGGGCACCGCCAGCCTCATTGAACAGGATTGCACCGGATTGCTCGTCAGCGATGCGGGCTCACAGTTGGCGGATGTGCCGATTCCCCGAACGGATCCGCTGGGCCTGCTCGGTCGGGTTACACATATCCTGCTCAATCGGGTGCGTATTGCACAGTTCCGCGAAATCATTTCACGGCAGAGAGCGTCTGCGCAACGACGGCTGATGTTTGTTCACCTTAAGCGCGGAATCGAATCGCCGAGTATTGCTCATAAAGGCTCCAAGGAGGCGCCACCACAACAAGCAAGTATTCCCGCAGGCGAATCGGATAGCGGACTACCCGCGAGCGTTCAGCGGTTGCTGCCGCTCCTGCGGACTGATCTTGACTCATTTGCTGACATTGAAGCCTACACGCTGATGTATTGCGGATATCAAATGACGGCGCGGTATTACTCTCCGTCGCCGGGCGAAAGCGATACCAGGCAGGAAGACTGGCCGTTTCTTCGCGTGGCGGAAGTGTTTGACGACCCGAAACGGCTGCGGAGACTCGAACAATTTCTGAAGGTTGGCTCCCGGCGGGGGCTGCGAGCGGTCGCGCTGTCACTACCATTGCGCATCGCATTGATTGTCACGATGATTGTTCTTGGCGCAATGCTGGTCGCGGCTGTCTGGTCGGGGCGATACATGCCGACCTCTCAAACGCTTACGCTTGGACTCCAGATTGCGCTTGTGTGCTTTCTTGTGTTTTTGATTCTGACGTTTACCGCAACCAGAGTGATGAGGCGATTTTTGATCCGTACATCCGTGGTGCAGATCGTGCTGGACGTGGTTGTCTGCCTTTTCGGATGGATTCCTGCGACGCTGCACCTGCTCACGCTGGAGCGCGTTTATCTCGCCAAGGGATCACTCAAGGCCTTTGGAATAGATCCAGGGAAAAGCCAGCAGAAACACGTTACTCCGCGCGATGCGTAG
- a CDS encoding Gfo/Idh/MocA family oxidoreductase codes for MADNPSPKPVRLGFVGAGYMGQLAHIENYWKLPGVELVALAEGRPKTAALVARTYGIGEVYGHHSEMLAKAKLDAVVAITPFQLNAELVEDALNAGKHVITEKPQVNTSKKGHELIELAKRKNLIYQVGYMKRFDPGVRWAKARIAAWKESNEYGPMISMRLWCSHGAWNWFREPALNAGDEPAVYPSKIEPKPDWMTEETWGWRGHMGWTNYYSHQTNLARYVAGEDYTLEYAKQLDLPSGRSHLIFCGFEKSRANLLLEFTGHSHNHWDEGVEVRFARATLHIKMPAPLASRQIAEVRAYEFPQKGEARETRPFLEPIDGFAAQARQFVACVRGEESPLSPAAEAVKEIEFSESLMRVYQDRNKP; via the coding sequence ATGGCTGACAACCCTTCACCCAAACCTGTTCGCCTCGGCTTCGTCGGTGCGGGCTACATGGGACAACTCGCCCACATCGAAAACTACTGGAAACTACCCGGCGTCGAGCTGGTTGCACTCGCGGAAGGACGCCCAAAGACCGCAGCACTGGTCGCCAGAACTTATGGCATCGGCGAGGTCTATGGCCACCACAGTGAAATGCTCGCCAAGGCAAAGCTCGATGCGGTTGTGGCGATCACGCCGTTTCAACTCAACGCAGAACTGGTCGAAGACGCGCTCAATGCCGGCAAACACGTCATCACTGAAAAACCGCAGGTCAATACCTCGAAAAAGGGGCACGAGCTGATCGAGCTGGCAAAAAGAAAAAACCTGATTTATCAGGTCGGGTACATGAAACGGTTCGACCCCGGCGTACGCTGGGCCAAGGCGCGCATCGCCGCCTGGAAAGAAAGCAACGAATACGGGCCGATGATCTCGATGCGCCTCTGGTGCTCGCACGGAGCCTGGAACTGGTTCCGGGAGCCAGCCCTCAATGCGGGTGACGAGCCGGCTGTCTATCCATCAAAAATCGAACCCAAACCCGACTGGATGACGGAAGAAACCTGGGGCTGGCGCGGCCATATGGGCTGGACCAACTACTACTCACACCAAACGAACCTCGCGCGATACGTAGCTGGTGAAGACTACACCCTTGAGTACGCCAAGCAGCTCGACCTGCCGTCAGGACGAAGTCACCTGATTTTCTGCGGCTTTGAGAAAAGCCGGGCAAATCTGCTGCTGGAGTTCACCGGCCATTCACATAACCACTGGGACGAGGGCGTTGAAGTCCGCTTTGCGCGGGCGACCCTACATATCAAAATGCCTGCTCCGCTTGCTTCGCGGCAGATCGCGGAGGTGCGGGCGTATGAATTTCCGCAAAAAGGTGAAGCGCGGGAGACGAGACCGTTCCTCGAGCCTATCGACGGATTTGCTGCCCAGGCGCGGCAATTTGTCGCCTGTGTCCGGGGCGAAGAGTCTCCCCTCTCACCCGCAGCGGAGGCTGTCAAAGAAATCGAGTTCTCTGAATCGTTAATGCGTGTTTATCAGGATCGCAACAAACCATGA
- a CDS encoding class I SAM-dependent methyltransferase: MNENKSGAFDLNPDNQGGYPLTGAPNLTGHSLAVERWLARRMLRSLGDPPINIQLWSGEVVEGAAAPHIARIVLTDRAALWKLASDPEYQFGELYSQGRLQVYGDLVALLELSYRGSSSDGTFREHLTSWRYRPHAASLRRAKTNIHHHYDIGNDFYRLWLDDAMVYTCAYFPTETTTLEAAQQAKLEHTCRKLRLRENENVVEAGCGWGSLALYMAQHHGVKVRAFNISHEQIVYARERAKALDLKSRVEFVEDDYRNIAGKYDAFVSVGMLEHVGPGNYEALGAVIDRCLGPDGRGLIHSIGRNRPIRMNAWIAERIFPGGYTPALSEMTRIFEPYAFSILDVENLRLHYALTLRHWLERFERSADQVRQMFDDRFVRMWRLYLAGSLAAFSTGWMQLFQVTFNRTRCNDVPLTREHLYRAR; encoded by the coding sequence GTGAACGAAAATAAAAGTGGCGCATTCGATCTTAATCCTGATAACCAGGGTGGCTATCCTCTCACCGGCGCACCCAATCTAACTGGCCATTCTTTGGCGGTAGAGCGATGGCTGGCGCGTCGCATGCTTCGTTCGCTTGGTGATCCGCCGATCAACATTCAGCTTTGGAGCGGCGAAGTGGTAGAAGGTGCCGCCGCCCCGCATATTGCCCGCATTGTTCTTACGGATCGTGCTGCTTTGTGGAAGCTCGCCAGCGATCCGGAATATCAGTTTGGTGAGCTTTACAGCCAGGGACGGCTTCAGGTATATGGCGACCTTGTTGCGCTGCTTGAGTTGTCCTATCGAGGCAGCTCCTCAGACGGGACATTCCGCGAGCACCTCACCTCGTGGCGGTATCGACCACATGCCGCCTCACTCCGTCGTGCGAAAACCAACATTCATCATCATTACGACATCGGCAACGACTTCTATCGTCTCTGGCTGGATGACGCGATGGTCTATACCTGCGCTTACTTTCCGACGGAAACGACAACGCTTGAAGCGGCACAACAGGCAAAACTCGAACACACCTGCCGCAAATTAAGATTGCGAGAAAACGAAAACGTCGTGGAGGCTGGCTGCGGCTGGGGTTCACTCGCCCTGTACATGGCTCAACATCACGGCGTCAAAGTACGCGCTTTCAACATCTCACATGAACAGATCGTGTACGCAAGAGAACGCGCCAAAGCCCTTGACCTGAAATCGCGCGTCGAGTTTGTTGAGGATGACTATCGCAATATTGCGGGGAAATACGACGCCTTCGTCTCTGTGGGCATGCTTGAGCACGTGGGGCCGGGAAATTATGAAGCACTCGGCGCGGTCATCGACCGTTGTCTTGGACCAGATGGCCGCGGGCTGATCCATTCGATCGGACGCAACCGACCAATCCGGATGAACGCCTGGATAGCCGAAAGAATCTTCCCTGGAGGCTATACGCCGGCCCTTTCCGAAATGACCCGGATCTTCGAGCCATACGCTTTTTCAATTCTCGACGTTGAAAATTTGCGGCTGCATTACGCTCTAACACTGCGACACTGGCTCGAACGTTTTGAGCGATCGGCGGATCAAGTTCGTCAGATGTTCGACGATCGCTTTGTTCGCATGTGGCGGCTGTATCTCGCGGGATCGCTTGCGGCATTCTCCACCGGATGGATGCAATTATTCCAGGTCACGTTCAACCGCACGAGGT
- a CDS encoding toll/interleukin-1 receptor domain-containing protein yields MKTLDTITFWDDLVEYIDDRRVVPIVGGELSRVLYNGKSELVERIVAERLAQRLGVAVPGDSETEPINTVAVEYLVNGGRREDLYPRVRNIMRDLALPVPDSLRKLAGIRQFNLFVTTTFDSLLEHAIDLERFGGAQKTLSIGYSPNGAGDLPANAGTEDRPVVFHLLGKVSSLPDYVVTDEDTLEFLYALQSERGRPERLFDALRSHHLLLMGTGFPDWLARFFLRLAKGSRLSGQRDSLEVVADKLACADRNLILFLQNFSYRTRIFQDGGASEFVDQLCNRLSGRKSVPPPAAENTTIHAQAATKPASDAADNDEMPPGAVFLSYASEDRPVVKAIHDALDAADVEVWFDQGQLAGGDDFDKLIRRHIKNCSLFLPIVSKQTEARLEGYFRLEWRLAAERALQIAEGVPFIVPICIDNTDAYAASVPGKFREVQWIKLEGGRPTNDLCERVRELVREYHRRKRGGA; encoded by the coding sequence ATGAAAACCTTGGATACCATCACGTTTTGGGATGATCTGGTCGAGTACATCGACGACCGGCGCGTGGTGCCCATCGTAGGCGGTGAGCTTTCCCGCGTGCTCTACAACGGAAAATCCGAGCTGGTGGAGCGGATCGTTGCAGAACGGCTGGCGCAGCGGTTGGGGGTGGCCGTACCGGGGGACTCCGAGACCGAACCGATCAATACCGTTGCGGTCGAATACCTTGTCAATGGTGGACGGCGGGAAGATCTTTACCCGCGCGTACGCAACATCATGCGCGATCTCGCCTTGCCCGTGCCCGACTCTCTGCGCAAGCTCGCAGGTATCCGTCAGTTCAATCTCTTTGTTACCACAACTTTTGATTCGCTCCTCGAACACGCGATTGACCTGGAACGATTCGGCGGCGCACAAAAAACGCTCTCTATCGGCTACTCCCCGAATGGCGCAGGTGATCTCCCTGCCAACGCTGGTACCGAAGATCGGCCAGTGGTGTTTCATCTCCTCGGCAAGGTTTCGTCGCTGCCCGATTACGTCGTAACCGACGAAGACACTCTTGAGTTTCTTTACGCGCTGCAATCGGAACGCGGTCGCCCCGAACGATTGTTCGACGCTCTGCGGTCCCACCACCTGCTGCTCATGGGCACAGGGTTTCCCGATTGGCTCGCACGGTTTTTTCTCCGGTTAGCCAAAGGCTCACGGCTTTCCGGACAGCGCGACTCGCTTGAGGTCGTCGCGGATAAACTCGCCTGCGCGGATCGTAACCTCATCCTGTTTCTCCAGAATTTCAGCTACCGCACTCGTATTTTTCAGGATGGCGGAGCGTCAGAATTCGTAGATCAACTCTGCAACCGGTTAAGCGGACGCAAGAGTGTCCCGCCTCCAGCCGCGGAAAATACCACTATCCACGCGCAGGCCGCCACCAAGCCGGCCTCCGACGCCGCGGATAACGACGAAATGCCGCCCGGCGCGGTTTTCCTTAGTTACGCCAGCGAAGACCGTCCCGTGGTCAAAGCCATTCACGATGCCCTCGATGCCGCGGATGTTGAGGTGTGGTTTGATCAGGGACAGCTCGCTGGTGGAGATGATTTCGACAAACTTATTCGTCGGCACATCAAAAACTGTTCCCTGTTTCTTCCCATCGTGTCGAAACAGACCGAGGCACGGCTGGAGGGCTACTTCCGACTCGAATGGCGTCTCGCGGCGGAGCGGGCGCTCCAGATCGCGGAGGGGGTGCCTTTCATTGTGCCTATCTGCATCGATAACACAGACGCCTATGCCGCTTCGGTCCCCGGAAAGTTTCGTGAAGTGCAATGGATAAAACTGGAGGGAGGCAGGCCCACCAACGATCTCTGTGAACGTGTGCGAGAGCTGGTACGCGAATACCACCGACGGAAGCGGGGTGGCGCATGA
- a CDS encoding anhydro-N-acetylmuramic acid kinase, which yields MSNQLDIRLVAGCMTGTSLDGLDAALVVISGHGLEMKTKYVGMVSAPLDSLRDELRHFASGGAAEPIRFMRASRRLGELHAEVVEQLCKQEGCGQLDFVVAHGQTIWHAPDNREASGNAGMSWQLFDPWPIVRRLKVPTCYDLRQADLVAGGQGAPITPLSDWVMYRGPRDLVVNLGGICNVTYWTDLKEPRRSIRGADIGPCNLLLDGLVSRLFPPHQFDADGRFSTGAKPDESMIGTIGRMVSERIDRVRSHGREQFDDAWFDELIRVTGAKLRPREVLAAAVVEIVNRIAAVSRTMRPDRVILAGGGARNPTLVNEMKARISETDKVVLSDEVGIPIDAREAMGFAVLGALSQDGVPITLPQVTGATAPGRAGAWAYP from the coding sequence ATGAGCAACCAACTCGACATTCGTCTGGTCGCCGGCTGCATGACCGGCACGAGCCTCGATGGTCTCGACGCTGCTCTGGTCGTCATCTCCGGTCATGGCTTGGAGATGAAGACGAAGTATGTCGGCATGGTGAGCGCACCGCTGGACAGCCTGCGTGATGAGTTACGCCACTTTGCAAGCGGCGGCGCGGCAGAGCCGATCCGATTCATGCGGGCGTCACGCAGGCTCGGCGAACTCCACGCGGAGGTGGTTGAGCAGCTTTGCAAACAGGAAGGTTGCGGGCAGCTGGATTTTGTCGTTGCCCACGGTCAGACGATCTGGCATGCACCCGACAACCGCGAAGCAAGCGGAAATGCGGGGATGTCGTGGCAACTCTTTGATCCCTGGCCGATCGTGCGACGGTTGAAAGTGCCGACGTGCTACGACCTGCGACAGGCGGATCTGGTCGCCGGCGGTCAGGGCGCGCCGATCACACCCCTGAGTGACTGGGTGATGTATCGAGGGCCGCGCGATCTGGTAGTCAACCTTGGCGGCATCTGCAATGTCACCTATTGGACCGATCTAAAAGAGCCGCGGCGGTCCATCCGGGGAGCCGACATCGGTCCATGTAATTTGCTGTTGGACGGCTTGGTATCACGACTGTTTCCGCCTCATCAATTTGATGCCGACGGGCGATTTTCAACCGGGGCGAAGCCGGATGAGTCGATGATTGGCACGATCGGGCGCATGGTGTCGGAGCGGATTGATCGTGTTCGCTCTCATGGCCGCGAGCAGTTTGATGATGCGTGGTTTGATGAACTGATACGAGTCACCGGCGCGAAACTTCGACCTCGTGAGGTGCTGGCCGCCGCCGTCGTCGAAATTGTGAATCGGATCGCGGCGGTCAGCAGAACAATGCGCCCCGACCGTGTGATCCTCGCGGGAGGCGGTGCCCGAAATCCGACACTGGTCAACGAAATGAAGGCCCGAATCTCGGAGACCGACAAAGTCGTTCTCTCCGACGAGGTAGGAATTCCGATTGATGCCCGTGAAGCGATGGGGTTCGCGGTGCTTGGCGCGCTTTCACAGGATGGCGTGCCGATCACGCTGCCGCAGGTGACGGGGGCAACAGCTCCCGGCCGCGCGGGGGCGTGGGCGTATCCGTGA
- the murQ gene encoding N-acetylmuramic acid 6-phosphate etherase encodes MSTDLPNRGHLATEQRNTQSAALDAVSIGDALRLLNNQDAMIPAAVGAAIPAIARLVEDVVAAFERGGRLIYFGAGTSGRLGVLDASECPPTFHTDPSMVVGIIAGGDSALRNSSEGAEDDPNGARAEIEKLKIGPDDVVVGIAAGGTTPYVWGAIRLAKGRGARTGMICCVKLDGEISGRVADTHPHHVVELLVGPEAVTGSTRMKAGTATKLALNMITTVAMVRLGKVWGNLMVDLRATNAKLVDRAARIIAGQTSLTREDALTLLEKAGGSVKLALVMARREVDRAAAEQLLSANDGQLRKILGPPR; translated from the coding sequence ATGAGTACCGACCTTCCCAATCGCGGCCACCTCGCCACCGAGCAGCGCAACACGCAGTCAGCTGCGCTCGATGCGGTGTCGATCGGCGACGCGCTGCGGCTGCTCAACAATCAAGACGCGATGATTCCCGCTGCGGTCGGCGCAGCGATCCCTGCAATCGCAAGGCTCGTCGAGGATGTCGTTGCTGCATTTGAGCGCGGCGGAAGGCTCATTTATTTCGGTGCGGGTACTTCCGGCCGCCTGGGAGTGCTCGACGCTTCCGAGTGTCCGCCTACGTTTCACACGGATCCCTCGATGGTGGTCGGCATCATTGCGGGAGGCGACTCCGCCTTGCGCAACAGCAGCGAGGGGGCGGAAGATGATCCTAACGGCGCGCGTGCGGAGATCGAGAAGCTGAAGATAGGCCCTGACGACGTGGTCGTCGGTATCGCGGCGGGCGGAACGACGCCTTATGTGTGGGGGGCGATTCGGCTGGCGAAGGGACGCGGCGCGCGGACGGGGATGATTTGCTGCGTAAAGCTGGACGGCGAAATATCGGGCCGAGTTGCGGACACACATCCCCACCATGTCGTTGAGCTGCTGGTCGGCCCCGAAGCGGTCACCGGTTCGACCCGGATGAAGGCGGGCACCGCGACAAAGCTCGCACTCAACATGATCACCACGGTCGCGATGGTTCGATTGGGCAAGGTATGGGGCAACCTGATGGTGGATCTCCGTGCGACCAACGCCAAGCTCGTTGACCGCGCGGCGCGAATTATTGCCGGACAAACCAGCCTCACGCGGGAAGACGCACTGACGCTTCTCGAAAAAGCCGGCGGCAGCGTGAAGCTCGCGCTGGTCATGGCAAGGCGCGAGGTCGATCGCGCCGCCGCAGAGCAATTACTGTCGGCAAACGACGGACAATTACGGAAGATTCTCGGCCCGCCGCGCTGA
- a CDS encoding sugar phosphate isomerase/epimerase, whose amino-acid sequence MKTNQIAINSISTRHKDLDEALASYAAAGFRHVEFAIPQVKQWMNTPSANARSAADLKTLLAKHGLDCIGGFETSLTAFGDAEARKKNHALHIANATLMSELSGGAPVTLVMGTDGDSVNNLDTLKAIGRTARELAREFPRGAKIGLEFNWSPVMKSLRSASVVVEEANDDRVGILFDPAHYHCTPSKFDDLTPKVVKQIVHVHVDDMRDKPGDRSDCNADRVLPGEGVVGIKKLINHLEALGYRGLFSIEMFSEELWAMPSQVAAKKMYDAMTRLAS is encoded by the coding sequence ATGAAAACCAACCAAATTGCTATCAACTCAATTTCGACCCGGCACAAAGACCTTGACGAGGCGCTTGCTTCGTATGCCGCGGCGGGATTTCGGCATGTCGAGTTTGCGATCCCACAGGTCAAACAGTGGATGAATACTCCCTCCGCCAACGCGCGATCAGCAGCCGACTTGAAGACGCTGCTCGCAAAACACGGGCTGGACTGCATTGGCGGATTTGAGACTTCCCTGACCGCCTTTGGTGACGCGGAAGCGAGAAAAAAGAACCACGCGCTCCACATCGCCAACGCGACGCTCATGAGCGAGCTGTCAGGCGGTGCGCCGGTCACCCTGGTGATGGGAACCGATGGCGACTCGGTGAACAACCTCGACACCCTCAAGGCCATCGGCCGGACCGCGCGGGAGCTGGCTCGTGAATTTCCACGAGGTGCGAAGATCGGGCTGGAGTTCAACTGGTCGCCCGTGATGAAGTCGCTCCGAAGCGCCTCCGTCGTGGTCGAAGAGGCAAACGATGACCGCGTTGGCATCCTTTTTGACCCCGCCCACTATCACTGCACTCCGAGCAAGTTTGATGACCTGACACCCAAGGTTGTAAAGCAAATCGTACACGTGCACGTGGACGACATGCGCGACAAGCCAGGCGACCGCAGTGACTGCAACGCGGATCGCGTATTGCCGGGGGAAGGCGTCGTTGGGATCAAAAAGTTGATTAACCACCTTGAAGCACTGGGTTATCGCGGGTTGTTTTCGATTGAGATGTTCAGTGAGGAACTCTGGGCGATGCCCTCGCAGGTCGCGGCGAAAAAAATGTACGACGCCATGACAAGGCTCGCGTCATAA
- a CDS encoding MFS transporter, whose protein sequence is MALRRETLTEVYLNRRMAALVLLGFSSGLPLLLTQDTMVAWLKDAKVSIEGIGVFALVGLPYSLKFLWAPAMDRFSPRLGRLGRRRSWLVIAQVLLIIAIAAMGLIDPGQKVFLFGAMAMTVAFCSASQDIVSDAYRTDILPHQELGVGAAFHVNGYRIAMIVAGGAALILADYIGWKSVYLFMAVGLSVGLLGTLLAPEPPSQAQPESFAAAVVEPFRDFFIRNGNAAWFVLIFVFCFKLPDPMASWQTNTFLKTLQFSNSDIGIARQWFGLVVTIVGALIGGGIVARLGLIRSLWIIGALQAASNAGFLLLALSTKSYPLMISVIGFEAFCAGLVTAGFVAYLMSQCSTRYSATQYALLTSLMALAGVLIKTPTGYLAQAVGWPWFFTITILAGLPGMIMLLFLREPVTSQALDVLLSSDT, encoded by the coding sequence ATGGCCCTGCGGCGCGAAACACTCACGGAGGTTTATCTCAATCGGCGGATGGCAGCACTTGTTCTGCTTGGGTTTTCCTCCGGCCTGCCGCTGCTGCTGACTCAGGACACGATGGTCGCCTGGCTCAAGGATGCCAAGGTGTCCATCGAGGGGATCGGCGTGTTCGCGCTAGTTGGCCTGCCTTATTCCCTCAAATTTCTCTGGGCACCGGCGATGGACCGATTTTCGCCGCGCCTTGGCCGGCTCGGACGGCGAAGAAGCTGGCTCGTGATCGCGCAGGTGCTGCTCATCATCGCGATCGCTGCAATGGGATTGATCGATCCCGGCCAGAAGGTGTTTCTCTTCGGCGCGATGGCGATGACGGTCGCCTTCTGTTCAGCTAGCCAGGACATCGTTTCCGACGCCTACCGTACGGACATTCTGCCCCACCAGGAGTTGGGAGTCGGCGCTGCTTTTCACGTGAACGGCTACCGCATCGCGATGATTGTCGCTGGAGGCGCAGCCCTGATCCTTGCCGACTACATCGGCTGGAAAAGCGTCTATCTCTTCATGGCGGTGGGATTGTCTGTCGGGCTGCTGGGCACCCTGCTGGCGCCGGAACCGCCATCACAGGCGCAACCTGAAAGTTTCGCAGCCGCTGTGGTCGAGCCGTTCCGCGATTTCTTTATCCGCAACGGCAATGCTGCGTGGTTCGTCCTGATTTTCGTCTTTTGCTTCAAGCTGCCCGATCCCATGGCTTCGTGGCAGACCAACACTTTTCTCAAAACACTCCAATTTTCCAATTCTGACATCGGCATCGCTCGCCAATGGTTTGGGCTGGTCGTCACGATCGTCGGAGCCTTGATCGGCGGCGGGATCGTGGCGCGGCTCGGACTGATCCGCTCACTCTGGATCATCGGCGCACTCCAGGCGGCAAGCAACGCAGGGTTTCTCCTGCTGGCTCTCAGCACCAAGTCCTACCCGCTCATGATTTCCGTCATAGGCTTCGAAGCGTTCTGCGCGGGACTGGTGACGGCAGGATTCGTGGCTTATCTCATGAGTCAATGCTCCACCCGCTACTCAGCAACACAGTACGCCCTGCTGACCAGTCTGATGGCGCTGGCGGGCGTGCTGATCAAGACGCCGACGGGCTATCTGGCCCAGGCGGTGGGCTGGCCGTGGTTTTTCACGATCACCATTCTCGCGGGATTACCCGGAATGATCATGCTGCTGTTCTTGCGCGAACCGGTAACCTCTCAGGCTCTCGACGTGTTGCTGTCTTCCGACACTTAA